From the Ascaphus truei isolate aAscTru1 unplaced genomic scaffold, aAscTru1.hap1 HAP1_SCAFFOLD_2790, whole genome shotgun sequence genome, the window TGGAGAGGGGAGCGCCTGGTCACCCCGCCAGCTGCGCCCAGTTACCCAGTCCCTGCGCTGCTGGAGAGGGGAGCGCCTGGTCACCCCCGCCACCTGCGCCCAGTTACCCAGTCCCTGCGCTGCTGGAGAGGGGAGCGCCTGGTCACCCCGCCACCTGCGCCCAGTTACCCTGTCCCTGCGCTGCTGGAGAGGGCGGCGCCAGGtcacccccgccccctgcgcCCAGTTACCCAGTCCCTGCGCTGCTGGAGAGGGGAGCGCCTGGTCACCCCCGCCACCTGCGCCCAGTTACCCAGTCCCTGCGCTGCTGGAGAGGGGAGCGCCTGGtcacccccgccccctgcgcccagttacccagtccctgcactgctggagaggGGAGCGCCTGGTCACCCCGCCACCTGCGCCCAGTTACCCAGTCCCTGCGCTGCTGGAGAGGGGAGCGCCAGGTCACCCCCGCCTCCTGCGCCCAGTTACCCAGTCCCTGCGCTGCTGGAGAGGGGAGCGCCTGGTCACCCCGCCAGCTGCGCCCAGTTACCCAGTCCCTGCGCTGCTGGAGAGGGGAGCGCCTGGTCACCCCCGCCACCTGCGCCCAGTTACCCAGTCCCTGCGCTGCTGGAGAGGGGAGCGCCTGGTCACCCCGCCACCTGCGCCCAGTTACCCTGTCCCTGCGCTGCTGGAGAGGGCGGCGCCTGGtcacccccgccccctgcgcCCAGTTACCCTGTCCCTGCGCTGCTGGAGAGGGGAGCGCCAGGTCACCCCGCCACCTGCGCCCAGTTACCCTGTCCCTGCGCTGCTGGAGAGGGGAGCGCCTGGTCACCCCGCCACCTGCGCCCAGTTACCCTGTCCCTGCGCTGCTGGAGAGGGCGGCGCCTGGTCACCCCGCCACCTGCGCCCAGTTACCCTGTCCCTGCGCTGCTGGAGAGGGCGGCGCCTGGTCACTCCGCCACCTGCGCCCAGTTACCCAGTCCCTGCGCTGCTGGAGAAGGGAGCGCCTGGtcacccccgccccctgcgcCCAGTTACCCAGTCCCTGCGCTGCTAGAGAAGGGAGCGCCTGGTCACCCCCGCCTCCTGCGCCCAGTTACCCAGTCCCTGCGCTGCTGGAGAGGGGAGCGCCTGGtcacccccgccccctgcgcCCAGTTACCCAGTCCCTGCGCTGCTGGAGAGGGGAGGGCCTGGTCACCCCCGCCACCTGCGCCCAGTTACCCAGTCCCTGCGCTGCTGGAGAGGGGAGCGCCTGGTCACCCCCGCCACCTGCGCCCAGTTACCCAGTCCCTGCGCTGCTGGAGAAGGGAGCGCCAGGTCACCCCGCCTCCTGCGCCCAGTTACCCAGTCCCTGCGCTGCTGGAGAAGGGAGCGCCAGGTCACCCCCGCCTCCTGCGCCCAGTTACCCAGTCCCTGCGCTGCTGGAGAAGGGAGCGCCAGGTCACCCCCGCCTCCTGCGCCCAGTTACCCAGTCCCTGCGCTGCTGGAGAGGGGAGCGCCTGGTCACCCCGCCCCCTGCGCCCAGTTACCCAGTCCCTGCGCTGCTGGAGAGGGGAGCGCCTGGTCACCCCGCCACCTGCGCCCAGTTACCCAGTCCCTGCGCTGCTGGAGAAGGGAGCGCCAGGTCACCCCGCCACCTGCGCCCAGTTACCCAGTCCCTGCGCTGCTGGAGAGGGGAGCGCCTGGTCACCCCGCCACCTGCGCCCAGTTACCCAgtccctgcactgctggagaggGGAGCGCCTGGTCACCCCCGCCTCCTGCGCCCAGTTACCCAGTCCCTGCGCTGCTGGAGAAGGGAGCGCCAGGTCACCCCCGCCTCCTGCGCCCAGTTACCCTGTCCCTGCGCTGCTGGAGAGGGGAGCGCCTGGTCACCCCGCCCCCTGCGCCCAGTTACCCAGTCCCTGCGCTGCTGGAGAAGACGGGAGGGCCTGGTCACCCCCGCCTCCTGCGCCCAGTTACCCAGTCCCTGCGCTGCTGGAGAGGGGAGCGCCTGGTCACCGCGCCTCCTGCGCCCAGTTACCCTGTCCCTGCGCTGCTAGAGAAGGGAGCGCCTGGTCACCCCGCCTCCTGCGCCCAGTTACCCTGTCCCTGCGCTGCTGGAGAGGGGAGCGCCTGGTCACCCCCGCCTCCTGCGCCCAGTTACCCAGTCCCTGCGCTGCTGGAGAAGGGAGCGCCAGGTCACCCCCGCCTCCTGCGCCCAGTTACCCTGTCCCTGCGCTGCTGGAGAGGGGAGCGCCTGGTCACCCCGCCCCCTGCGCCCAGTTACCCAGTCCCTGCGCTGCTGGAGAAGACGGGAGGGCCTGGTCACCCCCGCCTCCTgcgcccagttacccagtcactgcGCTGCTGGAGAGGGGAGCGCCTGGTCACCCCCGCCACCTGCGCCCAGTTACCCAGTCCCTGCGCTGCTGGAGAAGACGGGAGGGCCCAGCCCCAGCTCAGCCCCTGCACTGCTGAAGAATGGAGCGCCCAGACGCGCGCAGCCCAGACGCGCACAGCCCAGACGCGCACAGCCCAGACGCGCACAGCCCCGACGCCCACAGCCCAGACGCGCACAGCCCAGACGCGCGCAGCCCAGGCGCGCACAGCCCCGACGCGCACAGCCCCGACGCCCACAGCCCAGACGCGCACAGCCCAGACGCGCACAGCCCCGACGCGCACAGCCCCGACGCGCACAGCCCCGGCGCGCACAGCCCAGGCGAGCGCAGCCCAGGCGCGCACAGCCCCGACGCGCACAGCCCCGACGCCCACAGCCCAGACGCGCACAGCCCAGACGCGCACAGCCCAGGCGCGCACAGCCCCGACGCGCACAGCCCCGACGCCCACAGCCCAGACGCGCACAGCCCAGACGCGCACAGCCCAGACGCGCACAGCCCCGACGCCCACAGCCCAGACGCGCACAGCCCAGACGCGCGCAGCCCAGGCGCGCACAGCCCCGACGCCCACAGCCCAGACGCGCGCAGCCCAGGCGCGCACAGCCCCGACGCGCACAGCCCCGACGCCCACAGCCCAGACGCGCACAGCCCAGACGCGCACAGCCCAGACGCGCACAGCCCCGACGCGCACAGCCCCGACGCGCACAGCCCCGACGCGCACAGCCCCGACGCGCACAGCCCCGGCGCGCACAGCCCAGGCGAGCGCAGCCCAGGCGCGCACAGCCCAGACGCGCGCAGCCCAGACGCGCGCAGCCCAGGCGCGCACAGCCCCGACGCCCACAGCCCCGACGCCCACAGCCCAGACGCGCACAGCCCAGACGCGCACAGCCCAGACGCGCACAGCCCCGACGCGCACAGCCCTGGCGCGCACAGCCCCGACGCGCACAGCCCCGACGCCCACAGCCCAGACGCGCACAGCCCCGACGTGCACAGCCCAGGCGCGCACAGCCCCGACGCGCACAGCCCCGACGCGCACAGCCCCGACGCGCACAGCCCAGGCGAGCACAGCCCAGACGCGCACAGCCCCGACGCGCACAGCCCAGGCGCGCACAGCTGCACTTAATGTTTAGCTCTTTGGTCTTTGAATCCCCCCCTTAGGACGACAGTGGCCCGCTCCAAGGTGGTGAATGACTGGGCGACGGGTGGCGGTGTCCTGCTGATGGGGTACGAGATGTACCGGCTCCTCTCCCTCAAGAAATCCTTCACCgtggggaggaggaagaagaagagcaAGAAGGCAGCGGGGCCGGTGATTATAGATCTGGATGAGGAGGACCGGCAGCAGGAGATGCTGATAGGTAAGGCAGGGCAAAGGTCAAAGGTGAGGGGAGGTAAAGGACAAGGGtcagaggggagaggaaaggggcaTGTAATAACACCGGGATATTTCACCGCGTTCTCTGCCGACACCGGGCCCCGTGTAAAGCTTTGACGAGGGAAAGTATTCTTCTGTCTCTCCTCACGCACCCTCGCCCCTCCCATGTCTCAGGGATGGAGAGGGCCCTGTCACGGCCCGGCCCGGACGTGGTCATCTGTGACGAAGGTCACCGGATCAAGAACTGTCACGCCAGCACGTCCCAGGCCCTGAAGAACATCCGCTCCCGGCGGCGGGTGGTGCTGACGGGTTACCCCCTGCAAAACAACCTCATTGAGTACTGGTGCATGGTGGACTTTGTGCGGCCGGACTTCCTGGGCACGCGGCAGGAGTTCAGCAACATGTTCGAGAGGCCCATCCTGAACGGGCAGTGCACGGACAGCACCCCCCAGGACAAGCGGCTCATGAGATACCGAAGTCACGTGCTGCATAGCCTGCTGGAGGGCTTCGTGCAGAGGTAAGAACCTCCCCGAAATACTGACAGCACCCCCCATGCACCCCAGTATAGTGTGGGGAGGTGAGCGCGTCTCTGACCAACTAGCCTGGATTTATCCACCACCTCgcgttctccccgctctcctccccctcctcccccaggcgtgggggcgctgtgctgtgacctcagcccgtgttatactcgcgttctccccgctctcctcccccaggcgtgggggcgctgtgctgtgacctcagcccgtgttatactcgcgttctccccgctctcctcccccaggcgtgggggcgctgtgctgtgacctcagcccgtgttatactcgcgttctccccgctctcctcccccaggcgtgggggcgctgtgctgtgacctcagcccgtgttatactcgcgttctccccgctctcctcccccaggcgtgggggcgctgtgctgtgacctcagcccgtgttatactcgcgttctccccgctctcctcccccagccgtgggggcgctgtgctgtgacctcagcccgtgttatactcacgttctccccgctctcctcccccaggcgtgggggcgctgtgctgagacctcagcccgtgttatactcgcgttctccccgctctcctcccccagccgtgggggcgctgtgctgtgacctcagcccgtgttatactcacgttctccccgctctcctcccccaggcgtgggggcgctgtgctgtgacctcagcccgtgttatactcgcgttctccccgctctcctcccccaggcgtgggggcgctgtgctgagacctcagcccgtgttatactcgcgttctccccgctctcctcccccaggcgtgggggcgctgtgctgtgacctcagcccgtgttatactcgcgttctccccgctctcctcccccaggtgtgggggcgctgtgctgagacctcagcccgtgttatattctcgttctccccgctctcctcccccaggcgtgggggcgctgtgctgtgacctcagcccgtgttatactcgcgttctccccgctttcctcccccaggcgtgggggcgctgtgctgtgacctcagcccgtgttatactcgtgttctctctcgctctcctcccccaggcgtgggggcgctgtgctgagacctcagcccgtgttatactcacgttctcctcccccaggcgtgggggcgctgtgctgtgacctcagcccgtgttatactcgcgttctccccgctctcctcccccaggcgtgggggcgctgtgctgtgacctcagcccgtgttatactcacgttctccccgctctcctcccccaggcgtgggggcgctgtgctgtgacctcagcccgtgttatactcacgttctccccgctctcctcccccaggcgtgggggcgctgtgctgtgacctcagcccgtgttatactcacgttctccccgctctcctcgcccaggcgtgggggcgctgtgctgtgacctcagcccgtgttatactcgcgttctccccgctctcctcccccaggcgtgggggcgctgtgctgtgacctcagcccgtgttatactcacgttctccccgctctcctcgcccaggcgtgggggcgctgtgctgagacctcagcccgtgttatacacacgttctcctcgctctcctcccccaggcgtgggggcgctgtgctgtgacttcagcccgtgttatactcacgttctccccgctctcctcccccaggcgtgggggcgctgtgctgagacctcagcccgtgttatactcgtgttctctctcgctctcctcccccaggcgtgggggcgctgtgctgagacctcagcccgtgttatactcgtgttctctctcgctctcctcccccaggcgtgggggcgctgtgctgtgacctcagcccgtgttatactcacgttctccccgctctcctcccccaggcgtgggggcgctgtgctgagacctcagcccgtgttatactcgtgttctctctcgctctcctcccccaggcgtgggggcgctgtgctgtgacctcagcccgtgttatactcacgttctccccgctctcctcccccaggcgtgggggcgctgtgctgagacctcagcccgtgttatactcgtgttctctctcgctctcctcccccaggcgtgggggcgctgtgctgagacctcagcccgtgttatactcgtgttctctctcgctctcctcccccaggcgtgggggcgctgtgctgtgacctcagcccgtgttatactcacgttctccccgctctcctcccccaggcgtgggggcgctgtgctgtgacctcagcccgtgttatactcacgttctccccgctctcctcccccaggcgtgggggcgctgtgctgagacctcagcccgtgttatactcgtgttctctctcgctctcctcccccaggcgtgggggcgctgtgctgtgacctcagcccatgttatactcgcgttctccccgctctcctcccccaggcgtgggggcgctgtgctgtgacctcagcccgtgttatactcacgttctccccgctctcctcccccaggcgtgggggcgctgtgctgtgacctcagcccgtgttatactcgcgttctccccgctctcctcccccaggcgtgggggcgctgtgctgtgacctcagcccgtgttatactcgcgttctccccgctctcctcccccaggcgtgggggcgctgtgctgagacctcagcccgtgttatacgcacgttctccccgctctcctcccccaggcgtgggggcgctgtgctgtgacctcagcccgtgttatactcgtgttctctctcgctctctcccccagacgtgggggcgctgtgctgagacctcagcccgtgttatacttacgttctccccgctctcctcccccaggcgtgggggcgctgtgctgtgacctcagcccgtgttatactcacgttctccccgctctcctcccccaggcgtgggggcgctgtgctgtgacctcagcccgtgttatactcgcgttctctctcgctctctcccccagacgtgggggcgctgtgctgtgacctcagcccgtgttatactcgtgttctctctcgctctctcccccagacGTGGACACAATGTGCTGAGATCTCAGCTCCCATACAAAGAGGAGCATGTTATCTTGGTGCGTCTGTCTCCCATCCAGCGGGCACTGTATACAGAGTTCATGGATCGATTTCGGGACGCAGGAAACAGTGGCTGGCTGGGCCTCAACCCCCTCAAGgcattttgtgtgtgctgcaaggtgagccgtgtgtgtgtgccgcagggtgaggggtgtgtgtgtgccgcaaggtgagccgtgtgtgtgtgccgcagggtgaggggtgtgtgtgtgccgcaaggtgagccgtgtgtgtgtgctgcaaggtgagccgtgtgtgtgtgccgcagggtgagccgtgtgtgtgtgccgcagggtgaggggtgtgtgtgtgccgcagggtgaggggtgtgtgtgtgccgcagggtgagccgtgtgtgtgtgccgcagggtgagccgtgtgtgtgtgccgcagggtgaggggtgtgtgtgtgctgcaaggtgagccgtgtgtgtgtgccgcagggtgaggggtgtgtgtgtgctgcaaggtgagccgtgtgtgtgtgccgcagggtgagccgtgtgtgtgtgccgcagggtgaggggtgtgtgtgtgccgcagggtgagccgtgtgtgtgtgccgcagggtgagccgtgtgtgtgtgccgcagggtgagccgtgtgtgtgtgtgccgcagggtgagccgtgtgtgtgtgccgcagggtgaggggtgtgtgtgtgccgcagggtgaggggtgtgtgtgtgcagcagggtgagccgtgtgtgtgtgccgcagggtgaggggtgtgtgtgtgccgcagggtgagccgtgtgtgtgtgccgcaaggtgagccgtgtgtgtgtgccgcagggtgaggggtgtgtgtgtgctgcaaggtgagccgtgtgtgtgtgccgcagggtgaggggtgtgtgtgtgccgcagggtgaggggtgtgtgtgtgccgcagggtgaggggtgtgtgtgtgccgcagggtgaggggtgtgtgtgtgccgcagggtgaggggtgtgtgtgtgccgcagggtgaggggtgtgtgtgtgccgcagggtgaggggtgtgtgtgtgccgcagggtgagccgtgtgtgtgtgccgcagggtgaggggtgtgtgtgtgctgcaaggtgaggggtgtgtgtgtgccgcagggtgagccgtgtgtgtgtgccgcaaggtgagccgtgtgtgtgtgccgcaaggtgagccgtgtgtgtgtgccgcagggtgagccgtgtgtgtgtgccgcagggtgagccgtgtgtgtgtgccgcagggtgagccgtgtgtgtgtgccgcagggtgaggggtgtgtgtgtgctgcaaggtgagccgtgtgtgtgtgccgcagggtgaggggtgtgtgtgtgctgcaaggtgagccgtgtgtgtgtgccgcagggtgagccgtgtgtgtgtgccgcagggtgaggggtgtgtgtgtgctgcaaggtgagccgtgtgtgtgtgccgcagggtgaggggTGTATGTGTGCTGCaaggtgagccgtgtgtgtgtgccgcagggtgagccgtgtgtgtgccgcagggtgaggggtgtgtgtgtgctgcaaggtgagccgtgtgtgtgtgctgcagggtgaggggtgtgtgtgtgccgcagggtgaggggtgtgtgtgtgctgcaaggtgagccgtgtgtgtgtgctgcagggtgaggggtgtgtgtgtgccgcagggtgaggggtgtgtgtgtgctgcaaggtgagccgtgtgtgtgtgctgcagggtgaggggtgtgtgtgtgccgcagggtgagccgtgtgtgtgtgccgcagggtgaggggtgtgtgtgtgctgcaaggtgagccgtgtgtgtgtgctgcagggtgaggggtgtgtgtgtgccgcagggtgaggggtgtgtgtgtgctgcaaggtgagccgtgtgtgtgtgctgcagggtgaggggtgtgtgtgtgctgcaaggtgagccgtgtgtgtgtgccgcagggtgaggggtgtgtgtgtgccgcagggtgagccgtgtgtgtgtgccgcagggtgagccgtgtgtgtgtgccgcagggtgagccgtgtgtgtgtgccgcagggtgaggggtgtgtgtgtgctgcaaggtgagccgtgtgtgtgtgccgcagggtgaggggtgtgtgtgtgccgcaaggtgagccgtgtgtgtgtgccgcagggtgaggggtgtgtgtgtgccgcagggtgaggggtgtgtgtgtgccgcagggtgaggggtgtgtgtgtgccgcagggtgaggggtgtgtgtgtgccgcagggtgaggggtgtgtgtgtgccgcagggtgaggggtgtgtgtgtgccgcagggtgagccgtgtgtgtgtgccgcagggtgagccgtgtgtgtgtgccgcagggtgaggggtgtgtgtgtgctgcaaggtgaggggtgtgtgtgtgctgcaaggtgagccgtgtgtgtgtgctgcaaggtgaggggtgtgtgtgtgctgcagggtgaggggtgtgtgtgtgctgcaaggtgagccgtgtgtgtgtgctgcaaggtgaggggtgtgtgtgtgctgcaaggtgagccgtgtgtgtgtgccgcagggtgaggggtgtgtgtgtgccgcaaggtgaggggtgtgtgtgtgccgcagggtgagccgtgtgtgtgtgccgcagggtgagccgtgtgtgtgtgccgcagggtgaggggtgtgtgtgtgccgcaaggtgagccgtgtgtgtgtgccgcagggtgaggggtgtgtgtgtgccgcaaggtgagccgtgtgtgtatgccgcagggtgaggggtgtgtgtgtgctgcaaggtgagccgtgtgtgtgtgctgcagggtgagccgtgtgtgtgtgccgcaaggtgaggggtgtgtgtgtgctgcaaggtgagccgtgtgtgtgtgctgcagggtgaggggtgtgtgtgtgccgcaaggtgaggggtgtgtgtgtgccgcaaggtgagccgtgtgtgtgtgccgcagggtgaggggtgtgtgtgtgctgcaaggtgagccgtgtgtgtgtgctgcagggtgagccgtgtgtgtgtgccgcaaggtgaggggtgtgtgtgtgctgcaaggtgagccgtgtgtgtgctgcagggtgaggggtgtgtgtgtgccgcaaggtgaggggtgtgtgtgtgccgcaaggtgagccgtgtgtgtgccgcaaggtgagccgtgtgtgtgtgccgcagggtgaggggtgtgtgtgtgccgcagggtgaggggtgtgtgtgtgccgcagggtgaggggtgtgtgtgtgccgcagggtgaggggtgtgtgtgtgccgcagggtgaggggtgtgtgtgtgccgcagggtgaggggtgtgtgtgtgccgcagggtgaggggtgtgtgtgtgccgcagggtgaggggtgtgtgtgtgccgcagggtgaggggtgtgtgtgtgccgcagggtgaggggtgtgtgtgtgctgcaaggtgagccgtgtgtgtgtgccgcagggtgaggggtgtgtgtgtgccgcagggtgaggggtgtgtgtgtgccgcagggtgagccgtgtgtgtgtgccgcagggtgagccgtgtgtgtgtgccgcagggtgaggggtgtgtgtgtgccgcagggtgaggtgtgtgtgtgtgctgcaaggtgagccgtgtgtgtgtgccgcagggtgaggggtgtgtgtgtgccgcagggtgaggggtgtgtgtgtgccgcaaggtgagccgtgtgtgtgtgccgcagtgtgaggggtgtgtgtgtgccgcagggtgaggggtgtgtgtgtgccgcagggtgaggggtgtgtgtgtgccgcaaggtgagcc encodes:
- the LOC142481548 gene encoding helicase ARIP4-like, which gives rise to MGYEMYRLLSLKKSFTVGRRKKKSKKAAGPVIIDLDEEDRQQEMLIGMERALSRPGPDVVICDEGHRIKNCHASTSQALKNIRSRRRVVLTGYPLQNNLIEYWCMVDFVRPDFLGTRQEFSNMFERPILNGQCTDSTPQDKRLMRYRSHVLHSLLEGFVQRRGHNVLRSQLPYKEEHVILVRLSPIQRALYTEFMDRFRDAGNSGWLGLNPLKAFCVCCKIWNHPDVLYEALQKENLANEQDLDVDDLGTNSRCQPQGVKVKVESGTLGALMGEAANSKLLQGMCLNPTQERANQVVTYEWAKDVLFDYQTGLLQNSPKMVLLFHLIEGGMRLGDKTLVFSQSLSTLSIIEDFLAKRPMPATPVTDGQEGHTWVKNINYYRLDGSTSASERERLINLFNDPGNEHVWLFLLSTR